Within the Pseudomonas chlororaphis subsp. aurantiaca genome, the region GCCTTCAACAAAGCCGTCGACGACTACGCGCTGGCACCGGTCGCCCGCAGTTATCGGCACCTGCCGGACTTCATGCAACAGGGTGTGCACAACTTCGCGAGCAACTTCGGCGAACCCAAGGTCTTCATCAACGACCTGTTGCAAGGCAACCCGCAGCGCTCGACCAACACCCTGGGACGTTTCGCGGTCAACACCACGGTTGGCGTACTCGGTCTATTCAACGTCTCGGACCCGATCGGCATTCCGCGCCACACCGCCGACTTCGGCCAGACCTTCGGCGTATGGGGCATCGGCAACGGCCCCATCGTCGAACTGCCGCTGCTGGGCAACGACAACAGCCGCGACTCGGTGGGCAAGATCCTCAACTTCGTGGTCTCCCCCTTCGGCGACAACAGCGACACCGTGCAAACCCTGGGTACCGTCGCCATGGTCGGCGGCGTAGTGGACGGCCGCGCCGCCCTGCTGCCGCTGACCGACAGCCTGAAAACCATGCCCGACTACTACAGCGCCCTGCGCGACGTGAACGCCGAACACCGCGCCGCCTTCGTGCAAGAAGGCAAACAAGGCGCCACTGACCCCACCAAACATCGTTGTGAAGGAGCGGCCCATGATGACTTCTGAAACCGACGCCCTGGTCCTGCTGCAACGCGTGGCCAAACACGGCGATGCCTCCCTGCAATGCCGCGAAGTCAGCCTGCGCCTCTCGGCCGACCAGCAATACCTGACCCTCAGCCGCTACAGCGAACACTACAGCCCCGAAGGCCTGGAATGGGTCGAACATCAACACCGTGTAAGCGTGAGCGAGTTGATACGGTGGGTGATCAAGCAGGGGGAACCGCAGGTGTTGGTGCGAGGGACGGACAGTGGTCTTGGTGCGGCTGACACCATCCAAGATGCCCTCCAGGGAGAAGCTTGAAGATTCCCAATCCTGATTTTCCAGCTCTGACTTACATAGAGGCTCAAGAACTCAGGCGCTTCAGGATCGGTCGTGGCCAGCCAGCTCAGCGCGCCTGCTGGTCGGGGGCTCTATTCTTGTTGCGCACGTACAACACCGCCCCACCGGTGGGCGAGCCGCCACGGGAGTCCAGGTCAAACCATTTGCTCTGGCTTCGGATCAGGCCGCTGAGTTTGGTGTGCCCGTACAGCCGGGAGTCGAATGCGGGACGCACCTTGCTGATGGTGGTGCCCAACATGGCCAAGGGCGCCCAGCCGTCCTCTTCGGCGATGTCATCGAGAATCTTGGCGATGAACTCCACTGGTACTTTTGCCGGTCGGCTGGAGACTGAGGAAGCTGGTTGTTTACCCGGCTCCTCAACGGCATCGGGGGTAGCCTGGGCCTTGTCGCCCTGGGCGGCGGACTCAGTGACGTCCTGGGCCCGGAGAATTTCGGTGTAGATAAACTTGTCGCAGGCCACGACAAAGGGCTTGGGCGTTTTCTCTTCGCCGAAGCCGTATACCGTCATGCCTTCCTCGCGCAGGCGCCCGGCCAGGCGCGTGAAATCGCTGTCGCTGGATACCAGGCAGAAACCATCGAAACGCCGGGTATAAAGCAGGTCCATGGCGTCAATGATCAACGAACTGTCAGTGGAGTTCTTGCCCTTGGTGTAGGAGAACTGCTGGATGGGCTGGATCGAATGCTCCAGCATCAGCTTCTTCCAGCCACCCAACTGCGGCCCGGTCCAGTCGCCGTACATGCGTTTCACACTGGCGATGCCGTACTTGGCGATTTCCTCGAACAGCGCCTCGACAATCGACGCCTGGGCGTTGTCGGCGTCGATAAGCACGGCGAGGTGTTTTTGCTGGTTGGAATGCGTGGATTTGATGGCCATGGTTCATCCTTGTGAGCTGGCGACTGGAGTAGAGCGTCTGCCTTAACGAGCATGAAAGCCTGGGAAGCAACGGCCTGGAAGGACCGTTAGCAATGGGCCGGGGATAAAAGCTACTATTTTGCCATCGTATCGTCCACCGCCAGCTAGCCGGGCATTCCCTTACACTCGCCCACTGCCCATTTAAAGAGCCCTGAAGATGACCAAAGGCGTTTGCATCATCGAGTGCGTCTGTGAGGACGATCCCGGATCAGAGGGAAAGGTCCTCAAAGAAATATTCAACCTGATGCAGGTCAAATCCAAATTGATCCGTGTGAAGTCGATTAAGCAGCTTCTCAAGGCCCTGACTCAGACTGAAATGACCCACGTGCATATAGCGACCCATGGCGCAGTGACGAAAAAAAAGCGCTTCGCAGGATGGTGGACACATGATGGAGAGGGCTCGCATGCAAAGCTGAGAGAGAGCTCCATAGCCCTGAAAGGCACCACTATCGTCAGTACTGCCTGTCAATCAGGTTCACGATCTTTTGCCAGGCTTCTCACCAAGGAGCTTGGCTGCAAAAACTATATAGCCCCAACAGGCTCACCCAGCTTCTATAACGCAGCCTTGTTTGCACACATCTACTATCACAAGCTTTTCAAGACCAAGAAGTCCGTACGAAAGGCATTTGATTCTTATGCTGGCCGCTACAGAAACCCACATGGATTCACCTTGTTCAAAAGCTCCAGCACGTCGCCCAAAAAGAAGAAGCACTGAAGCCCCGAGCGAGGATGAGTACTCCTCTTTCGTCTCGTACTGACAAAACTTCTACATCCTCTGCTATATGATCCCGGCTCAATTTTTTCCGAAACCTTAACGCATGCAATCAGCGCCTCCAGCGACACTCCCCCCTCCCCCTGTGCTGGCCGGCCCTCTGCTGCGCCGCCTGGAACCCACGCGACTGGTGTTGTGGCTGGTGGGCTCTCGGGCGCTGGAGCTGACGTTGCGCTTGCAGGCTGGCAGCGACGCGGAAAGCCGCGACTACCCGCTCACCGCCGAGCAGTGCCAGGTGATCCCGGTAGGCCAACACGCCTTTATCCACCTGATCGACCTGCCGCTGGACAGCGCCCTGCCCTGCGATGTGCCCATCGACTACGACGTACTGATCGCCCAGGCGAATGGCTCAAGTTCGGGTATCGCCGAGTGGGCGCCGCATTTGCTCTATGGGCAAAAGCAGCAGCCGGATTTCGTCCTGCACAGCCGCATCCAGCAGTTGGTCCACGGCTCCTGCCGCAAGCCCCATCATTCGGCGGACGAGGGTTTGCTCTGCGTCGATCGCCTGTTGGCGGAAACACCTGATCCACAGCAACGCCCTGCCCTATTGCTGATGACCGGCGACCAGGTCTATGCCGACGACGTGGCCGGGCCGATGTTGCGGGCGATTCATGCATTGATCGAGCGCCTGGGCTTGTTCGGCGAGCATCTGGAAGGCGCGGTGGTCAGCGACAGTGCCGCGCTTTACCGACATCGCGCCAGCTATTACCAACGCGCCGAATTGCTGCCGGCGCTGAAAAGCAACGAAACCCTGCGCGAACGTTTTTTCGGCGGGGTGAAAAAACCGATCTTCACCAGCAGCAGCGCCGACAACCACCTGGTGACCTTCGCCGAGGTCATGGCCATGTACCTGCTGGTCTGGTCGCCGGTGCCCTGGAGTTTGATCGACCCACGCCCGCCGCAGCTCGCAACCAAGGAGCAACAGCGCTACCAGCGCGAGCAACGGCGGATCGAGGCTTTCGCCAAGGGCCTGGGTGGCGTGGCGCGGGTATTCGCCCACCTGCCGAGCCTGATGATCTTCGACGACCACGACATCACCGACGACTGGAACCTCAGCGCCCAGTGGGAAGAAACCGCCTACGGCCACCCGTTTTCCAAACGCATCATTGGCAATGCGCTGATCGCCTACATGCTGTGCCAGGGCTGGGGCAACAACCCGGATGCCTTCGCCACGCCGCTGCAACACACTCGCGCCCTGAGCGCCGAGGCCCAGGGCGATGCGCTCTACCTCGACAGCACCATCCAGGACACCTTGATCGACGAACTGCTGCGCTTCCAGCAATGGCAATACACGCTGCCCACCACCCCGGCGCTGGTGGTGCTGGACACCCGCACCCGGCGCTGGCGCAGCGAGTTCAACCTGTCGCAGCCCTCGGGCCTGCTCGACTGGGAAGCCCTGAGCGAGTTGCAACATGAACTGCTGGATCACCCGTCGGCGATCATCGTGTCACCGGCACCGGTGTTCGGCGTCAAGCTGATCGAGACGGTGCAGAAGGTCTTCAGCTGGTGCGGTCACCCGCTGCTGGTGGACGCGGAAAACTGGATGGCCCACCGCGGCGCGGCCCAGGTGATCCTGAATATCTTCCGCCACTCGCGCACCCCGGGTAACTACGTGATCCTCTCCGGCGACGTGCATTATTCCTTCGTCTACGAAGTGCTGATCCGCCACCGCAAGGGCGGCCCGAAGATCTGGCAGATCACCAGCAGCGGCATCAAGAACGAGTTCCCGCCCACCCTGCTGGAATGGTTCGACCGCCTCAACCGCTGGCTGTATTCGCCGCGCTCACCCTTGAACTGGTTCACCCGCCGCCGGCTGATGCGAGTGGTGCCCTACAGCCCCGAACATCGCGAGGCCGGCGAGCGACTGTGGAACTCGGCGGGCATTGGC harbors:
- a CDS encoding MlaA family lipoprotein, producing MRSFLCSTRLYRHTALLLSLSYLAGCTSPGPATQPDCAKVDYPIYDPAEPVNRGVFAFNKAVDDYALAPVARSYRHLPDFMQQGVHNFASNFGEPKVFINDLLQGNPQRSTNTLGRFAVNTTVGVLGLFNVSDPIGIPRHTADFGQTFGVWGIGNGPIVELPLLGNDNSRDSVGKILNFVVSPFGDNSDTVQTLGTVAMVGGVVDGRAALLPLTDSLKTMPDYYSALRDVNAEHRAAFVQEGKQGATDPTKHRCEGAAHDDF
- a CDS encoding NYN domain-containing protein, whose protein sequence is MAIKSTHSNQQKHLAVLIDADNAQASIVEALFEEIAKYGIASVKRMYGDWTGPQLGGWKKLMLEHSIQPIQQFSYTKGKNSTDSSLIIDAMDLLYTRRFDGFCLVSSDSDFTRLAGRLREEGMTVYGFGEEKTPKPFVVACDKFIYTEILRAQDVTESAAQGDKAQATPDAVEEPGKQPASSVSSRPAKVPVEFIAKILDDIAEEDGWAPLAMLGTTISKVRPAFDSRLYGHTKLSGLIRSQSKWFDLDSRGGSPTGGAVLYVRNKNRAPDQQAR
- a CDS encoding alkaline phosphatase D family protein, with protein sequence MQSAPPATLPPPPVLAGPLLRRLEPTRLVLWLVGSRALELTLRLQAGSDAESRDYPLTAEQCQVIPVGQHAFIHLIDLPLDSALPCDVPIDYDVLIAQANGSSSGIAEWAPHLLYGQKQQPDFVLHSRIQQLVHGSCRKPHHSADEGLLCVDRLLAETPDPQQRPALLLMTGDQVYADDVAGPMLRAIHALIERLGLFGEHLEGAVVSDSAALYRHRASYYQRAELLPALKSNETLRERFFGGVKKPIFTSSSADNHLVTFAEVMAMYLLVWSPVPWSLIDPRPPQLATKEQQRYQREQRRIEAFAKGLGGVARVFAHLPSLMIFDDHDITDDWNLSAQWEETAYGHPFSKRIIGNALIAYMLCQGWGNNPDAFATPLQHTRALSAEAQGDALYLDSTIQDTLIDELLRFQQWQYTLPTTPALVVLDTRTRRWRSEFNLSQPSGLLDWEALSELQHELLDHPSAIIVSPAPVFGVKLIETVQKVFSWCGHPLLVDAENWMAHRGAAQVILNIFRHSRTPGNYVILSGDVHYSFVYEVLIRHRKGGPKIWQITSSGIKNEFPPTLLEWFDRLNRWLYSPRSPLNWFTRRRLMRVVPYSPEHREAGERLWNSAGIGQVFFNDQGQPREIYQHNANGAPKTRMLAPDED